One part of the Candidatus Methylomirabilota bacterium genome encodes these proteins:
- the glnE gene encoding bifunctional [glutamate--ammonia ligase]-adenylyl-L-tyrosine phosphorylase/[glutamate--ammonia-ligase] adenylyltransferase: MNLLTAAPRDRKALAELKRLGFADPRAALANLHALTPEPRDAELLAPLLPRLLQALAESPDPDMALNNLERLAAQGDRIALFRLLGSHPGALHLMARLGGTSQFLADTLRRHPTLFPWLLEGRTMRQWHGDELAAVLEQDTSAFERLDARWNALRRFKYRQLLRIGSRDLLGDADLTVTTEELSRLADVCVEAAWRWAEERLRERFGVPQGSEGAPTGLAVIGMGKLGGDELNYSSDIDLVFVYGEDGETSGGSEGRLPNGDYFAAAARDIVAALESVTEEGYAFRVDLRLRPEGRMGGIILSLGGYRTYLAERAELWERQALIKARFCAGDAQVADRFFDLIRPFVFRPGLDPDIVAAVRGMKRQIDRSLSGKGIERRHVKLGRGGIREVEFLVQALQLLYSGDDSWLRERNSLRAIFRLTERGYLSQSLGRFLGDALVFLRTVEHRLQIVNEFQTHTLPEDPVALGRLARRLGSTLPPAAARRAFEAEYRRVTDGVHQAFAAFFAAPPEAKESAPRVPTYTALKATGFVDPDRARQNLRLVLEGRPLVPYVEPMRRAIRTMFPVLLDALWQSPDPDEALNQFERFIAAAGPRTAYLELLADRPHLHTNLVKLCARGELLTQLLLTQPELLSRLADPATFAAPRRRADFRRALAPALAPALALPERMDRLRRLKQAEELGIIWRLLLGVTDADRFSREMTALAEAALAAGWLMALDQAAATLGVPVDSAGRLVPASVIGLGKFGGRELSTGSDLDLFVIYGGAGETDGPERVEAHVFYDRAVEALSSILGDVTAAGVVVPVDLRLRPGSKGSGFASSLEALGQYYREWADPWERQTLTRARLVGGDPRLGRSVRQAIQALVYGPEAPPPDLKEMRALRGRMEKELGKETPGRLHVKFGRGGLVDVEFITQAIQMRHGREHPAIRSPHTVTALRAIGGSGLLPAEEATQLADNYRFLRRVSADLRLFGARPSDTIELAGPIPARLAKSLEYPSRKEFLDDYRRRTAWVRELYHRVVLPG, from the coding sequence ATGAACCTGCTCACCGCGGCTCCGCGCGATCGCAAAGCGCTGGCCGAGCTCAAGCGGCTGGGCTTCGCTGACCCGCGCGCCGCCCTAGCCAACCTCCACGCGCTCACGCCGGAGCCGCGGGATGCCGAGCTCCTGGCCCCGCTCCTCCCGCGGCTGCTTCAGGCACTGGCGGAGTCGCCCGATCCTGACATGGCGCTCAACAATTTGGAGCGCCTGGCCGCCCAGGGCGATCGCATCGCGCTGTTCCGTCTCCTCGGCTCGCACCCCGGCGCCCTCCATCTCATGGCGAGGCTCGGCGGCACCAGCCAGTTCCTGGCCGACACGCTGCGCCGGCATCCCACGCTCTTCCCCTGGCTCCTCGAGGGCCGGACCATGCGGCAGTGGCATGGCGACGAGCTCGCCGCCGTCCTCGAGCAGGACACGAGCGCCTTCGAGCGGCTCGACGCGCGCTGGAACGCGCTCCGCCGGTTCAAGTACCGCCAGCTCCTGCGCATAGGCTCCCGCGATCTGCTGGGTGACGCCGATCTGACCGTGACCACCGAAGAGCTCTCGCGGCTCGCCGATGTGTGTGTGGAGGCCGCGTGGCGATGGGCCGAGGAGCGTCTGCGCGAGCGCTTCGGCGTCCCCCAGGGGTCCGAGGGCGCGCCCACGGGCCTCGCCGTCATCGGCATGGGCAAGCTCGGGGGCGATGAGCTGAACTACTCCTCGGACATCGATCTGGTCTTCGTCTACGGAGAGGACGGGGAGACCTCAGGCGGGTCGGAGGGCCGCCTCCCGAACGGCGACTACTTCGCCGCCGCCGCGCGGGACATCGTGGCCGCCCTCGAGTCCGTGACCGAGGAAGGGTACGCCTTCCGCGTGGATCTCCGTCTCCGGCCCGAGGGCCGGATGGGCGGGATCATCCTGTCGCTCGGCGGCTACCGGACCTATCTGGCCGAGCGCGCCGAGCTCTGGGAGCGCCAGGCGCTGATCAAAGCGCGCTTCTGCGCGGGCGACGCCCAGGTGGCGGACCGCTTCTTCGACCTGATCCGGCCATTCGTCTTCCGGCCCGGCCTCGATCCAGACATCGTGGCCGCCGTGCGAGGCATGAAGCGCCAGATCGACCGATCGCTCAGCGGCAAGGGCATCGAGCGTCGCCACGTCAAGCTCGGGCGCGGGGGCATCCGCGAGGTCGAGTTCCTCGTCCAGGCCCTCCAGCTCCTCTACTCGGGCGATGATTCCTGGCTGCGCGAGCGGAACAGCCTGCGCGCGATCTTCCGGCTCACGGAGCGCGGCTACCTCTCGCAGTCCCTCGGCCGCTTCCTGGGCGACGCCCTCGTCTTTCTGCGCACCGTCGAGCACCGGCTGCAGATCGTCAACGAGTTCCAGACTCACACGCTTCCCGAGGACCCCGTGGCGCTGGGCCGGCTGGCCCGGCGGCTCGGCTCCACGCTTCCTCCCGCAGCGGCCCGCCGCGCCTTCGAGGCTGAATACCGGCGGGTCACCGACGGCGTGCACCAGGCCTTCGCCGCCTTCTTCGCCGCGCCACCCGAGGCAAAGGAGTCGGCCCCTCGGGTCCCCACGTACACGGCCCTCAAGGCCACCGGCTTCGTCGATCCCGACCGCGCGCGCCAGAACCTGCGGCTCGTCCTCGAGGGGCGGCCTCTCGTCCCCTACGTCGAGCCCATGCGACGCGCCATCCGGACCATGTTCCCCGTGCTCCTCGACGCGCTCTGGCAGAGCCCCGACCCGGATGAGGCGCTCAATCAGTTCGAGCGCTTCATCGCCGCGGCGGGACCGCGCACGGCGTATCTCGAGCTCCTGGCCGATCGTCCCCACCTGCACACGAATCTCGTCAAGCTCTGCGCTCGTGGCGAGCTCCTGACCCAGCTCCTGCTGACGCAGCCGGAGCTGCTGAGCCGGCTGGCCGATCCTGCCACCTTCGCGGCACCGAGACGGCGGGCGGACTTCCGACGCGCGCTGGCCCCTGCGCTGGCTCCGGCGCTGGCGCTGCCCGAGCGCATGGACCGGCTGCGCCGGCTCAAGCAGGCCGAAGAGCTGGGCATCATCTGGCGGCTGCTTCTTGGAGTCACCGATGCCGATCGCTTCTCTCGGGAGATGACGGCGCTGGCGGAAGCGGCGCTGGCCGCGGGCTGGCTCATGGCCCTCGACCAGGCGGCGGCGACCCTCGGCGTCCCCGTGGATTCCGCTGGGCGGCTCGTCCCCGCCAGCGTCATCGGGCTCGGCAAGTTCGGTGGACGCGAGCTGTCGACAGGCTCCGACCTCGATCTCTTCGTGATCTACGGTGGGGCGGGGGAGACGGACGGCCCCGAGCGCGTCGAGGCCCACGTGTTCTACGACCGCGCCGTCGAGGCTCTCTCCTCGATCCTGGGCGACGTCACCGCGGCCGGCGTGGTCGTGCCCGTGGACCTGCGCCTTCGTCCCGGATCCAAGGGCAGCGGCTTCGCCTCGAGCCTGGAGGCCCTCGGCCAGTACTACCGCGAATGGGCGGACCCGTGGGAGCGCCAGACGCTGACGCGCGCACGCCTCGTGGGCGGCGATCCGCGCCTCGGGCGGTCCGTGCGCCAGGCCATCCAGGCCCTCGTGTACGGACCCGAGGCGCCTCCGCCGGACCTCAAAGAGATGCGCGCGCTCCGGGGACGCATGGAAAAGGAGCTCGGCAAGGAGACGCCGGGGCGCCTGCACGTCAAGTTCGGCCGCGGGGGGCTCGTGGACGTCGAGTTCATCACCCAGGCCATCCAGATGCGCCACGGGCGTGAGCATCCGGCGATACGCAGCCCGCACACGGTGACGGCGCTGCGGGCGATCGGAGGGTCAGGACTCCTGCCGGCGGAAGAGGCCACGCAGCTCGCGGACAACTATCGATTCCTCCGTCGCGTCTCGGCGGATCTCCGTCTCTTCGGAGCGCGCCCCAGCGACACGATCGAGCTGGCCGGGCCCATCCCGGCACGGCTCGCCAAGAGCCTCGAGTACCCCTCGCGCAAGGAATTCCTCGACGACTACCGGCGCCGCACCGCGTGGGTGCGCGAGCTCTACCATCGCGTGGTGCTGCCCGGCTGA